ATCTCGAGGGCGTCGAGGTCGTTGGCGCGCAGACGCTCGGTGAGGTCGAAGCCGGGATCGGCGTTGGGCGGTGCCACCAATTCGTAGACATTGGCCCAGCCCTGAGCCCACATGTTGCCGAGCAGGTGCGCCGGGATGGGCTCGCCATCGGCCACCCGATCGCTGCCGTACTCCTCCTGCAGACGCGCGCGGACGTGACAGTGCAGCGCTTCGTAGAGCGGCCGCACCTGGTCCCAGAGGCGATCGAGCTCGGCGGCGAAGTCATCCGCCGGCATGTCGTACTTCGAGCGCCACATGGCCCCGGTGTCGGCAAAGCCGAGCTCGCGAGCACCTTCGTTCGAGAGCTCGACGAAGCGCTGGTAGGGCTGGCGCATCGGCGGCGAGACGGTGCGCCAGCCGGTCCAGACATCGAGCAACTCGTCGGCGTCGCGGCTCTCCGCCAGGATCGCCGTCATGTCGATGAGGTCGAGGCAGGTGCCATCGTCGCGGCAGTACTCGCCCTTGCCGTAGGTGGCCTCGAGGTCGCTGGCGATGGTCGCCAGCTCTTCGGTCTTGGCCTCGTCCGCCGGCGCCGCCATACTGCCGCCGAGCTTCAAGAACTGCAGGCGCCGGGAGACGTCGAAGGGCACCTCGAGGTCATCGAATCGCACCGCCTCGCGGGCGTACTTGGACTGCGCGGCGAGGGACTTCTGGCTCGCGGCGGCGGCGATCGCCTGGGTGTCCTGAGTGATGTAGGTGGACTGCACCCAGGCCGCCTGGCTCCCTTTATTGCTGAGGTCGTAGAGGTCCGCTTCGGCGGCGTCGACGAACTGCTGGGCGCCGTCCGGAGTGGCCGGATAGGAAGCCTCGTCATGAGCCGCCGGCGCGCAGGACCAGGCCAGGGGGACGGTGACGAGGAGTGAGAGAAGTCGTTTCATGGGTACTCTCCAGTCGGTTGGTTCAGGCGACGGCGGCGAGGGCCGTGGCGATGCGGTCGAGGCCCTCGCGGAGGTCGGCCTCGGAACAAGCGTAGGAAATCCGGAGATGGCGGTCATCGCCGAAGGCGAGCCCGGGAACGACCGCCACCCGCCCCTCTTCGAGCAAGTGCTCGGCGAGGGCAGAGGAATCGGCGATGCCTTCTCCGAAGAGGTCATCGACCCGAGGGAAGACGTAGAAGGCCCCCCCGGGAGGACGGCAGGCGAAGCCCGGTAGCGTCGCCAGCCGCGCCATTACCAGCTCCCGGCGGCGACGAAACTCGGCCCGGCGGGCCGCGATCTGCGACTCCGGCTCGGCCAGGGCCTCGAGGGCGCCGACCATCGCGAAAGTGGTGGGGTTGCCGCTGAAATGGCTCTGCAGACGCGACACCGCCGCCACCACCGCCGCGGGTCCGGCGAGATAACCGAGGCGCCAGCCGGTCATGGCGTAGGTCTTCGAGAAAGACCCCACTACCACCACCGTATCCGGAGCCTCACCGGCCAGGCTGGCGGCGCTGGTGAAGGACTCGTCGTAG
This genomic interval from Acidobacteriota bacterium contains the following:
- a CDS encoding M2 family metallopeptidase, translated to MKRLLSLLVTVPLAWSCAPAAHDEASYPATPDGAQQFVDAAEADLYDLSNKGSQAAWVQSTYITQDTQAIAAAASQKSLAAQSKYAREAVRFDDLEVPFDVSRRLQFLKLGGSMAAPADEAKTEELATIASDLEATYGKGEYCRDDGTCLDLIDMTAILAESRDADELLDVWTGWRTVSPPMRQPYQRFVELSNEGARELGFADTGAMWRSKYDMPADDFAAELDRLWDQVRPLYEALHCHVRARLQEEYGSDRVADGEPIPAHLLGNMWAQGWANVYELVAPPNADPGFDLTERLRANDLDALEMVRSGERFFSSLGFAELPETFWERSQFTKPQDRDVVCHASAWDVDNVDDLRIKMCIEINAEDFRTIHHELGHNYYQRAYNQLPFLYRNSANDGFHEAIGDTIALSVTPDYLQQIGLIDEVPDPSKDLGLLMRDALDKVAFLPFGLLVDQWRWKVFSGEIGPDDYNAGWWTLREKYQGVAAPVSRSEADFDAGAKYHIPANTPYTRYFLAHILQFQFHRSLCEIAGYDGPLNRCTIFGNEAAGQRLDQMLQMGASRPWPEALEVVTGSPEMDATAVIDYFAPLKTWLDEQNAGRQCGW